A stretch of DNA from Roseovarius faecimaris:
TTGTGTGCGTCCATGGCGGTGGCCGAGTTCGAGCTTACCATTCTTCACACGAACGACTTCCACGCGCGGTTCGAGCCGATCACCCGTTATGACAATACCTGCAAGGAAGACGCCAACCAGGCGGGCGAGTGTTATGGCGGCTCGGCGCGGCTGGCCACGGCCATTTCGGACGCGCGCGGTCGGCATGAGAACACCATCCTGGTCGATGGCGGCGACCAGTTTCAGGGGACGCTGTTCTACACCTATTACAAGGGCACCATGGCCGCCAAGATGATGAACAAGATGGGCTATGACGCGATGACCGTGGGCAACCACGAGTTTGACGACGGCCCTGAGGTATTGCGCGGGTTCATGGATGCGCTGAACTTTCCGATCCTGATGTCCAATGCCGATGTGAGCGGAGAGAAATACCTGGCCGGGGTGCTGAAGAAGTCAACGGTGATCAGCCGGGGCGGTGAGCGGATCGGCCTGATTGGCGTGACCCCGCAGAACACCGATGAACTGGCCAGCCCGGGGCCCTATATCGTGTTCTACGATCCCGTGGACGGTGTGCAGACGCAGGTGAACCTGCTGCGCGATCAGGGGATCAACAAGATCATCGTGCTGAGCCATTCGGGGTATCTGGTGGATCAGCGTATCGCCGCCGAGACCGAAGGCGTCGATGTGATCGTGGGCGGGCATTCCAACACCTACCTGCATTCGGATGACGAGGATGCCGCGGGGCCGTACCCGACCATGGTGGGCAATACCGCGATTGTGCAGGCCTATGCCTATGGCAAGTTCCTGGGCGAGCTGAACGTGGTGTTTGACGATGACGGCGAGCTTGTCTCAGCCGTGGGCGCGCCGCTGATCATGGATGCCTCGGTGCATGAGGATGAGAGCATCAAGGCGCGGGTGACGGAGGCGGCCATTCCGCTCGACAAGATCCGCAACGAGGTGGTGGGCGAGGCTGTCGAGGCGATCGATGGCTCCTCGGCGTCTTGCCGGGCCGGGCCCTGTGCCATGGGGATTGCCATGGCCGAGGCGATGCTGGGCCGGGTGCGCGACCAGGGGATCGACGTGGCGATCACCAATGGCGGCGGCGTGCGGTCTGGCATCGACATGGGCGAGATCACCAAGGGCGAGGTGCTGACCGTGGCGCCGTTCCAGAACACGAT
This window harbors:
- a CDS encoding bifunctional metallophosphatase/5'-nucleotidase, with protein sequence MLHRALATTALTLCASMAVAEFELTILHTNDFHARFEPITRYDNTCKEDANQAGECYGGSARLATAISDARGRHENTILVDGGDQFQGTLFYTYYKGTMAAKMMNKMGYDAMTVGNHEFDDGPEVLRGFMDALNFPILMSNADVSGEKYLAGVLKKSTVISRGGERIGLIGVTPQNTDELASPGPYIVFYDPVDGVQTQVNLLRDQGINKIIVLSHSGYLVDQRIAAETEGVDVIVGGHSNTYLHSDDEDAAGPYPTMVGNTAIVQAYAYGKFLGELNVVFDDDGELVSAVGAPLIMDASVHEDESIKARVTEAAIPLDKIRNEVVGEAVEAIDGSSASCRAGPCAMGIAMAEAMLGRVRDQGIDVAITNGGGVRSGIDMGEITKGEVLTVAPFQNTMSTFRLTGAQIVAALENGFSQVGEDAGRFPQVAGMTVTYDASAEPGSRVRDVTVGGAPLEMDKLYGVVSNNYLRGGGDGYRVFVDAEDAYDFGPDVADVLADYLSLNSPFTPMVDDRIKPAE